From a single Gadus morhua chromosome 3, gadMor3.0, whole genome shotgun sequence genomic region:
- the LOC115540409 gene encoding C-type mannose receptor 2 isoform X3 produces the protein MDTAHELDSGVTMEYVNMPVFRTVVVKREFGGKLLKCVVVGFGLLCILQATLNISLRLYSQTPKTDEREKFRNLMGEYIQQGWLYFNNTFYFMSSTMKSWKDSRDDCLQRNADLVVINSREEQEFISRWLDAPWIGLRGTEGNWEWVDGTNITLSFSYWAVGEPNHLIAGEDCVAWHNNWIDVPCYDLNLWICETKTLELLTTFDPLPLGWRRFGNSFYLFSDTKKNWEDSRKDCKQRGADLVVINSDKEQEFTSSIGKHWIGLSDREKEGEWKWVDGSGLTFRNWGADEPNGVDGVEECAELRWRTPPNLWNDALCSTTNFWICEKVADKNDGHSWGSLVPMTVFLSVVAMLII, from the exons ATGGACACAGCTCATGAGCTGGACTCTGGAGTCACTATGGAATATGTGAACATGCCTGTCTTCAGGACTGTGGTGGTGAAGAGAGAATTTG GAGGAAAGCTATTGAAGTGTGTTGTGGTGGGCTTTGGACTGCTGTGTATTCTACAAGCCACTCTCAACATCTCACTGCGTCTCT ACTCTCAGACACCTAAGACAGACGAAAGAGAGAAATTCAGGAATTTAATGG GTGAATACATACAACAGGGCTGGCTGTATTTCAACAACACTTTCTACTTCATGTCTTCTACTATGAAATCCTGGAAGGACAGTAGAGATGACTGCCTGCAAAGAAATGCGGACCTGGTGGTTatcaacagcagagaagaacag GAGTTTATTTCAAGATGGCTTGATGCGCCCTGGATTGGACTGAGAGGCACAGAGGGAAACTGGGAATGGGTGGATGGTACAAACATTACTTTAAG TTTCAGTTACTGGGCAGTCGGTGAACCCAACCATCTTATTGCAGGTGAAGACTGCGTAGCCTGGCACAACAATTGGATTGATGTGCCGTGTTATGATTTAAACCTCTGGATCTGTGAGACGAAGACACTAGAGCTTTTGACTACGTTTG ATCCTTTGCCACTTGGCTGGCGGCGTTTCGGCAACAGTTTTTACCTTTTTTCTGATACCAAGAAGAACTGGGAGGACAGTAGAAAGGACTGTAAGCAAAGAGGCGCCgacctggtggtcatcaacagTGACAAAGAACAG GAGTTCACTTCATCAATAGGAAAACActggattggactgagtgaCAGGGAAAAAGAGGGGGAATGGAAATGGGTTGATGGGTCAGGCTTAACTTTTCG GAACTGGGGAGCAGATGAACCAAACGGGGTCGATGGAGTGGAAGAGTGTGCAGAACTACGTTGGAGGACGCCGCCCAACTTGTGGAATGATGCCTTGTGTAGCACAACAAACTtctggatctgtgagaaggtcGCTG ATAAAAATGATGGCCATTCTTGGGGATCCTTGGTTCCTATGACCGTCTTCCTATCTGTCGTGGCCATGCTCATCATCTGA
- the LOC115540409 gene encoding macrophage mannose receptor 1 isoform X1: MDTAHELDSGVTMEYVNMPVFRTVVVKREFGGKLLKCVVVGFGLLCILQATLNISLRLYSQTPKTDEREKFRNLMGEYIQQGWLYFNNTFYFMSSTMKSWKDSRDDCLQRNADLVVINSREEQEFISRWLDAPWIGLRGTEGNWEWVDGTNITLSFSYWAVGEPNHLIAGEDCVAWHNNWIDVPCYDLNLWICETKTLELLTTFDPLPLGWRRFGNSFYLFSDTKKNWEDSRKDCKQRGADLVVINSDKEQEFTSSIGKHWIGLSDREKEGEWKWVDGSGLTFRNWGADEPNGVDGVEECAELRWRTPPNLWNDALCSTTNFWICEKVAGMEPQEGDLYPDDKNDGHSWGSLVPMTVFLSVVAMLII; the protein is encoded by the exons ATGGACACAGCTCATGAGCTGGACTCTGGAGTCACTATGGAATATGTGAACATGCCTGTCTTCAGGACTGTGGTGGTGAAGAGAGAATTTG GAGGAAAGCTATTGAAGTGTGTTGTGGTGGGCTTTGGACTGCTGTGTATTCTACAAGCCACTCTCAACATCTCACTGCGTCTCT ACTCTCAGACACCTAAGACAGACGAAAGAGAGAAATTCAGGAATTTAATGG GTGAATACATACAACAGGGCTGGCTGTATTTCAACAACACTTTCTACTTCATGTCTTCTACTATGAAATCCTGGAAGGACAGTAGAGATGACTGCCTGCAAAGAAATGCGGACCTGGTGGTTatcaacagcagagaagaacag GAGTTTATTTCAAGATGGCTTGATGCGCCCTGGATTGGACTGAGAGGCACAGAGGGAAACTGGGAATGGGTGGATGGTACAAACATTACTTTAAG TTTCAGTTACTGGGCAGTCGGTGAACCCAACCATCTTATTGCAGGTGAAGACTGCGTAGCCTGGCACAACAATTGGATTGATGTGCCGTGTTATGATTTAAACCTCTGGATCTGTGAGACGAAGACACTAGAGCTTTTGACTACGTTTG ATCCTTTGCCACTTGGCTGGCGGCGTTTCGGCAACAGTTTTTACCTTTTTTCTGATACCAAGAAGAACTGGGAGGACAGTAGAAAGGACTGTAAGCAAAGAGGCGCCgacctggtggtcatcaacagTGACAAAGAACAG GAGTTCACTTCATCAATAGGAAAACActggattggactgagtgaCAGGGAAAAAGAGGGGGAATGGAAATGGGTTGATGGGTCAGGCTTAACTTTTCG GAACTGGGGAGCAGATGAACCAAACGGGGTCGATGGAGTGGAAGAGTGTGCAGAACTACGTTGGAGGACGCCGCCCAACTTGTGGAATGATGCCTTGTGTAGCACAACAAACTtctggatctgtgagaaggtcGCTGGTATGGAGCCTCAGGAAGGGGACCTGTACCCAGATG ATAAAAATGATGGCCATTCTTGGGGATCCTTGGTTCCTATGACCGTCTTCCTATCTGTCGTGGCCATGCTCATCATCTGA
- the LOC115540409 gene encoding macrophage mannose receptor 1 isoform X2, with product MDTAHELDSGVTMEYVNMPVFRTVVVKREFGGKLLKCVVVGFGLLCILQATLNISLRLYSQTPKTDEREKFRNLMGEYIQQGWLYFNNTFYFMSSTMKSWKDSRDDCLQRNADLVVINSREEQEFISRWLDAPWIGLRGTEGNWEWVDGTNITLSYWAVGEPNHLIAGEDCVAWHNNWIDVPCYDLNLWICETKTLELLTTFDPLPLGWRRFGNSFYLFSDTKKNWEDSRKDCKQRGADLVVINSDKEQEFTSSIGKHWIGLSDREKEGEWKWVDGSGLTFRNWGADEPNGVDGVEECAELRWRTPPNLWNDALCSTTNFWICEKVAGMEPQEGDLYPDDKNDGHSWGSLVPMTVFLSVVAMLII from the exons ATGGACACAGCTCATGAGCTGGACTCTGGAGTCACTATGGAATATGTGAACATGCCTGTCTTCAGGACTGTGGTGGTGAAGAGAGAATTTG GAGGAAAGCTATTGAAGTGTGTTGTGGTGGGCTTTGGACTGCTGTGTATTCTACAAGCCACTCTCAACATCTCACTGCGTCTCT ACTCTCAGACACCTAAGACAGACGAAAGAGAGAAATTCAGGAATTTAATGG GTGAATACATACAACAGGGCTGGCTGTATTTCAACAACACTTTCTACTTCATGTCTTCTACTATGAAATCCTGGAAGGACAGTAGAGATGACTGCCTGCAAAGAAATGCGGACCTGGTGGTTatcaacagcagagaagaacag GAGTTTATTTCAAGATGGCTTGATGCGCCCTGGATTGGACTGAGAGGCACAGAGGGAAACTGGGAATGGGTGGATGGTACAAACATTACTTTAAG TTACTGGGCAGTCGGTGAACCCAACCATCTTATTGCAGGTGAAGACTGCGTAGCCTGGCACAACAATTGGATTGATGTGCCGTGTTATGATTTAAACCTCTGGATCTGTGAGACGAAGACACTAGAGCTTTTGACTACGTTTG ATCCTTTGCCACTTGGCTGGCGGCGTTTCGGCAACAGTTTTTACCTTTTTTCTGATACCAAGAAGAACTGGGAGGACAGTAGAAAGGACTGTAAGCAAAGAGGCGCCgacctggtggtcatcaacagTGACAAAGAACAG GAGTTCACTTCATCAATAGGAAAACActggattggactgagtgaCAGGGAAAAAGAGGGGGAATGGAAATGGGTTGATGGGTCAGGCTTAACTTTTCG GAACTGGGGAGCAGATGAACCAAACGGGGTCGATGGAGTGGAAGAGTGTGCAGAACTACGTTGGAGGACGCCGCCCAACTTGTGGAATGATGCCTTGTGTAGCACAACAAACTtctggatctgtgagaaggtcGCTGGTATGGAGCCTCAGGAAGGGGACCTGTACCCAGATG ATAAAAATGATGGCCATTCTTGGGGATCCTTGGTTCCTATGACCGTCTTCCTATCTGTCGTGGCCATGCTCATCATCTGA
- the helt gene encoding hairy and enhancer of split-related protein helt — translation MASKLKERKRTPISHKVIEKRRRDRINRCLNELGKTVPMALAKQSSGKLEKAEILEMTVQYLRALHSADFPRGREKGELLAEFANYFHYGYHECMKNLVHYLTTEDRAETKDIKYARILAFLQSKSRAVTDPLFGSCPAGSPTTTCAERPVEYLGALHSSPEHQGHSPQTDSLYQQSPPPGHFSWAPSARSPTVSYPPVALSAPAQPHGGFLQPVPGLDHHHHYFNFLSHTHAGAFTLHGSAQHAM, via the exons ATGGCGTCCAAACTCAAAGAGCGAAAG AGAACCCCTATCTCTCACAAGGTGATCGAGAAGCGGCGGAGGGACCGCATCAACCGCTGCCTGAACGAGCTCGGGAAAACCGTCCCGATGGCCCTCGCCAAGCAG AGCTCCGGGAAGCTGGAGAAGGCGGAGATCCTGGAGATGACAGTCCAGTACCTCCGTGCGCTCCACTCCGCAGACTTCCCCCGCGGGAGGGAAAAAG GCGAGCTGCTGGCAGAGTTCGCCAACTACTTCCACTACGGCTACCACGAGTGCATGAAGAACCTCGTGCACTACCTTACCACCGAGGACCGCGCCGAGACCAAAGACATCAAGTACGCGCGCATCCTCGCCTTCCTGCAGTCCAAGTCCCGTGCGGTCACCGACCCCCTGTTCGGCTCGTGTCCCGCCGGCTCACCGACGACGACGTGCGCCGAGCGTCCCGTGGAGTACCTCGGCGCACTGCACTCGTCCCCGGAGCACCAGGGACACAGCCCGCAGACAGACTCGCTCTACCAACAGAGTCCTCCTCCGGGACACTTCTCGTGGGCACCCTCGGCGCGCAGTCCGACCGTCTCTTACCCGCCCGTGGCCCTCTCGGCGCCCGCGCAGCCGCACGGCGGGTTCCTGCAGCCGGTCCCGGGACTGGACCATCATCACCACTACTTCAACTTCCTCAGCCACACGCACGCCGGCGCGTTTACGCTGCACGGTTCCGCGCAGCACGCCATGTAG